A window of Candidatus Hydrogenedentota bacterium contains these coding sequences:
- the recR gene encoding recombination mediator RecR, with the protein MLFDSPSVERLIEAFRRLPGVGKRSAERYALHVLSAPEEDARLLSDAVLEARRRITNCSICCNLTETDPCPICSAPSRDHSVVCVVERPVGADAIEKGGAYRGTYHILNGALSPLEGIGPEQLTIGKLLARLEKGGVSEVIVATNATAEGEATAMYLSRQINPLGIAVSRIAHGVPMGSGLEFADGATLSHALQGRTTIGA; encoded by the coding sequence ATGTTGTTCGACTCACCGTCGGTTGAACGGTTGATTGAAGCGTTTCGCCGTTTGCCCGGGGTGGGTAAGCGGTCCGCGGAACGGTATGCGTTGCACGTGCTCAGCGCCCCGGAAGAGGATGCGCGGCTCCTGAGTGACGCGGTCCTTGAAGCGAGGCGGCGCATCACCAACTGTTCCATTTGCTGCAACCTTACCGAAACCGATCCCTGCCCGATATGCAGTGCGCCTTCGCGCGATCATTCGGTGGTGTGTGTGGTTGAGCGGCCTGTTGGGGCCGACGCCATCGAAAAGGGCGGGGCCTATCGCGGGACCTACCACATTCTGAACGGAGCACTGAGCCCGCTGGAAGGCATTGGCCCGGAGCAACTCACCATTGGCAAGCTCCTCGCGCGGTTGGAGAAGGGCGGCGTGTCCGAGGTGATCGTTGCGACGAACGCAACCGCCGAAGGCGAGGCAACGGCCATGTACCTCTCCCGCCAAATCAATCCTCTAGGGATCGCAGTCAGCCGGATTGCGCACGGCGTGCCGATGGGCAGCGGTCTCGAATTCGCCGATGGCGCGACCCTTTCGCACGCGCTTCAAGGACGCACTACAATCGGGGCGTGA
- a CDS encoding malectin, producing MNTNKVSGRVSRFAGVVLSCVVLVLLFATGVSSAAASSRTTIVCPKDAPPLVKLGAREIRRYVYLRTGELLPIEDTSGTSNSIALEWRAGENADAQLAQDSYRIETETREGGARTVRISGGSEMGTLYGAYRFCEHLGIRFYLHGDTIPDGQVPFELRDIHETRSPLFALRGIQPFHDFPEGPDWWSVDDYKAIIAQLPKLGMNFFGLHTYPEARPNAEPTTWIGQPDDIGDGRRVAFGYPASYYNTALDVNWGFAQKNTSQYRCGGALLFDRDDYGSEIMRGLTPRSETQEEHIEIFARTAELFDDAFSLARQLGVKTCIGTETPLVVPKLVQERIAGKSISTEDLYAGMFERIAKSHPLDYYWLWTPENWTWEGVKAADVEKTVQDIQAAYAALKRVNASFGLATCGWVLGPQYDRAYLDKVLSKDVAMSCINRAVGHEPVEPGFADVKGRPTWAIPWLEDDPAMTSLQLWAGRMRLDARDALRYGCTGLMGIHWRTHTIAPNVAALAQAAWDQNNWPQQSIGESHAVGGETVSSGEVEIADTEDDALYRCVRYNMQAYRLVVPNGDYRVTLHLCEPHYNEAGKRVFGVRLEGNKVVSGLDVFALVGKNRAMVRSFDGVKVSDGVMDIDFVKEVELPCLAAFEVVGANCAVRVNCGGGAYKDFAADLPKIPMEVPATDFYGDWARSEFGASVAEEAARIFAAVDCRLPRPSDWIGGPGGYQPDARAWDVVKKDYAFVGDFAALFPRVESAGNSARYDYWLAQMEFLQATARMRCMWGELVRVLDDVKKTEDASAKAQAAKERALPAYVALVRSVEEAYGCLLRTVDTTGEMGTVANLEQHTFPAMIDAPGQELSTLMGAPLPDEARLRTDHAGKARIVVPTKRGSLEEGEPLRIWAAVIDPGPASRARVFWRELGNGRFKETPLTNRARSVYEATLDTKGDIEYYIQVETGGGETIRWPATAPTVNQTVVRMPS from the coding sequence GTGAACACGAACAAGGTCAGTGGGCGGGTTTCCAGATTCGCGGGGGTGGTCTTAAGCTGCGTGGTTTTGGTGCTGCTGTTCGCGACAGGTGTAAGCAGTGCGGCAGCGTCGAGTCGCACAACTATTGTCTGCCCCAAAGACGCACCGCCGTTGGTGAAACTTGGCGCGCGCGAGATTCGGCGATACGTGTATCTGCGCACAGGCGAACTGCTTCCCATCGAGGATACCTCGGGCACAAGCAACTCTATTGCTCTTGAGTGGCGTGCCGGTGAAAATGCCGATGCGCAACTCGCTCAGGACTCGTATCGCATCGAGACGGAGACACGGGAAGGCGGGGCGCGTACCGTTCGAATCTCTGGTGGGAGCGAAATGGGAACGCTGTACGGGGCGTACCGGTTCTGCGAGCATTTGGGAATCCGGTTCTATTTGCACGGCGACACGATTCCCGACGGCCAGGTGCCGTTTGAATTGCGGGATATTCATGAGACGCGTTCACCGCTGTTTGCGTTGCGCGGTATTCAACCGTTTCATGATTTTCCGGAAGGTCCGGATTGGTGGAGCGTCGACGATTACAAGGCCATCATCGCGCAACTTCCCAAGTTGGGGATGAACTTCTTCGGGCTGCACACGTATCCGGAGGCACGCCCCAACGCAGAGCCCACCACGTGGATTGGGCAGCCGGACGACATCGGAGACGGCCGGCGCGTGGCGTTCGGCTATCCGGCCTCCTACTACAACACCGCGCTGGACGTGAATTGGGGGTTCGCGCAGAAGAACACAAGCCAATACCGATGCGGCGGGGCGCTGTTGTTCGATCGCGACGACTACGGTTCTGAGATTATGCGCGGGCTGACACCGCGATCCGAGACGCAGGAAGAGCACATCGAAATATTTGCCCGGACGGCGGAACTGTTTGACGACGCATTTTCGCTTGCGCGTCAGTTGGGTGTGAAGACATGCATTGGCACGGAGACGCCGTTGGTCGTTCCGAAGCTGGTGCAAGAGCGGATAGCGGGCAAGAGCATCTCGACGGAAGATTTGTATGCAGGGATGTTCGAGCGCATCGCGAAGTCGCATCCACTCGATTACTACTGGCTTTGGACGCCCGAAAACTGGACGTGGGAAGGCGTTAAAGCGGCGGACGTTGAGAAGACCGTGCAGGATATTCAGGCGGCGTATGCGGCGTTGAAGCGAGTGAATGCGTCCTTCGGTCTGGCGACGTGCGGGTGGGTGCTGGGTCCGCAATATGACCGCGCGTACCTCGACAAAGTGCTTTCCAAAGACGTGGCGATGAGTTGCATTAACCGGGCGGTCGGACATGAGCCGGTGGAGCCCGGCTTCGCGGATGTGAAGGGAAGGCCCACGTGGGCGATTCCTTGGCTGGAGGACGACCCTGCCATGACGTCGCTGCAACTGTGGGCCGGGCGGATGCGGCTCGACGCGCGTGACGCGCTTCGCTACGGGTGCACGGGGTTGATGGGCATCCATTGGCGCACGCATACGATCGCGCCGAATGTGGCGGCCCTCGCGCAGGCCGCGTGGGATCAGAACAACTGGCCGCAGCAATCGATCGGCGAGTCGCATGCCGTGGGCGGAGAGACGGTGTCGTCGGGAGAGGTTGAGATTGCGGATACAGAAGACGACGCACTCTATCGATGTGTGCGTTACAACATGCAGGCGTATCGATTGGTTGTGCCGAACGGGGACTATCGTGTGACGCTGCACTTGTGCGAACCGCACTACAATGAGGCGGGTAAAAGGGTCTTTGGCGTGCGTTTGGAGGGCAACAAGGTCGTTTCCGGACTGGACGTGTTTGCATTGGTGGGCAAGAACCGCGCAATGGTGCGGTCATTCGATGGCGTAAAGGTTTCTGACGGCGTGATGGATATCGACTTCGTGAAAGAGGTCGAGCTTCCTTGCCTGGCGGCCTTCGAGGTGGTAGGAGCGAATTGCGCGGTGCGCGTGAATTGCGGCGGTGGAGCTTACAAGGATTTCGCTGCCGACTTGCCGAAGATTCCGATGGAAGTGCCTGCGACGGATTTCTATGGGGATTGGGCGCGGTCGGAGTTTGGCGCATCCGTCGCAGAGGAGGCCGCGCGCATATTTGCTGCCGTGGATTGCCGGTTGCCGAGGCCGTCGGATTGGATCGGTGGTCCTGGAGGCTATCAGCCCGATGCGCGTGCGTGGGACGTTGTGAAGAAGGATTATGCGTTTGTGGGCGATTTCGCGGCGCTGTTCCCGCGTGTCGAAAGCGCGGGCAATTCGGCGCGCTATGATTACTGGCTGGCGCAGATGGAGTTCTTGCAGGCGACGGCGCGGATGCGGTGCATGTGGGGAGAGCTGGTCAGGGTTTTGGATGACGTGAAGAAGACAGAAGATGCCTCCGCGAAAGCGCAGGCAGCGAAGGAACGCGCACTTCCCGCTTATGTCGCACTTGTGCGGTCGGTCGAAGAAGCGTATGGCTGTCTGCTGCGAACGGTGGACACAACGGGCGAAATGGGAACAGTGGCCAATCTGGAGCAGCATACGTTCCCTGCGATGATTGACGCGCCCGGCCAGGAACTGTCAACGCTGATGGGAGCGCCGCTACCCGACGAGGCGCGTTTGCGCACGGACCATGCAGGCAAAGCGCGGATCGTTGTGCCCACGAAACGTGGGAGCCTGGAGGAAGGTGAGCCGTTGCGTATTTGGGCGGCCGTGATTGACCCGGGGCCGGCAAGTCGTGCGCGCGTGTTTTGGCGAGAGTTGGGGAATGGGCGTTTCAAGGAGACGCCGCTGACGAATCGCGCGCGCAGTGTGTATGAAGCGACGCTCGATACCAAGGGCGATATCGAATACTACATCCAAGTCGAGACCGGCGGAGGTGAGACGATTCGCTGGCCTGCGACGGCGCCCACCGTCAATCAGACGGTTGTCCGCATGCCTTCGTGA
- the def gene encoding peptide deformylase codes for MAKMNIVLYPDGPLTKVATPYDQIGPEVAKLAADMFDTMYAQEGVGLAGPQVGVGKRIFVLHDPETDTKLCLVNPELSEHQGEALGSEGCLSLPELYAEIPRATRIHVRALDQFGKPLEFDAKDFLARIIQHENDHLDGIVILDRVDVLTRFALQQDWDRIRERMLNGACAERA; via the coding sequence GTGGCGAAGATGAACATCGTGTTGTATCCGGATGGGCCGTTGACCAAGGTGGCGACGCCGTATGACCAGATCGGACCGGAGGTCGCGAAGTTGGCGGCGGATATGTTCGATACGATGTATGCCCAAGAGGGTGTTGGACTTGCCGGACCCCAGGTGGGTGTGGGCAAGCGTATTTTCGTGTTGCATGACCCCGAAACCGATACGAAGCTCTGTCTTGTCAATCCGGAATTGAGCGAGCACCAAGGCGAGGCGTTGGGCAGTGAAGGCTGCCTTAGCCTTCCGGAGTTGTACGCCGAGATTCCGCGAGCGACGCGCATTCATGTGCGGGCGTTGGACCAGTTCGGGAAGCCGTTGGAGTTTGACGCGAAAGACTTCCTGGCGCGCATTATTCAGCACGAGAACGATCACCTTGATGGAATCGTCATTCTGGACCGCGTGGATGTGCTGACGCGGTTTGCTTTGCAGCAGGATTGGGACAGAATCCGTGAGCGAATGCTCAACGGCGCGTGCGCCGAGCGCGCGTAG